CGGTCGGACGATAGTCGGCGGAGGCGGGTTCGACCGCGCGGGCCTCGCCGGCGCGATCCACCTCGACCACCCAGGGTACGACGGTTCCCCGCGCCGATTGCCAGACCAGGGCGCTGGCGAAGCCGGCCGAGAGGATCAGGCAGCCGAAGGCCATGAGCCGCCAGTTCTTCGCCTGGACGCGGGCCGAGCCGATGCGCTCGTCCCAGACCTGGGCGGCGCGCTGATAGGGCGTCTCCGGTTCCGGCGTCTTGCCGTAGTGGGTCGTGGCTCGTTTGAAGAAGGTCATGATTTGTCTCTTTCGGAGAGGCTGACGGAGGCGCCGCCGCCGTGGTTGTCGCCGGAGCGGACCGCGTGGGCCGCGGCCATGACGCCGTGGCTCATCGAGCCGCCGCGCTTCATGCGGCGGGCCCAGCCAGGCGGACCATCGCTCGGGCCGGAAGGCGCTGCGGGCTGGGACGCGCCGCCAACGGTCCCCATCGAGGACGATCCGCCGGTGGCCTCGAAGGCGGCCTTGCCGCCGGCATCGAAGGAGGAGCGGAGGCTGCCGGAGACGCGCGAGGCGGCCCGTTTGAGTGGAGACACCGCGGCTCCGCCCGCGGCGCGCGCGGCGCCGCCGAGCCCCGCGGCAACGCCTGCCGTGCCGCTCTCGCCCGTCGAGGCCAGCGAATAGGCTGCGGTAGCGCCGCCGGCGACGGCGGTGCCGCCGCGCATCGCGGCGCCTCCGGCCGACCAGGCCGCTCGGCCGCCCTTGGCGGCGAGCATGGTTGCGCCACCGGCGGCGACGGCAGCGCCGCCCACGGCAAGGCCGGTCCCGACCGCTGCGCCGGCGCCGAGCTGCGGGCCGCCGGAGACGATGCCGTTGGCGATGCCCGGCCCGAAGATGCCGAGACCGAGCAGCGACAGCGCTGCCAGCACGATCGCCATCGCGTCGTCGATGGTCGGCTGCTCGCCGCCGAAGCCCGAGGTGAACTCGCCGAACAGGGTCGAGCCGATGCCGATGATGACGGCGAGGACCAGGATCTTCACGCCGGAGGAGATGACATTGCCGAGCACGCGCTCGGCCATGAAGGCCGACTGGCTGAACAGGCCGAAGGGGATCAGCACGAAGCCCGCGAGCGTTGTCAGCTTGAATTCTATGAGCGTGACGAACAATTGGACGCTCAAAATGAAAAACGCCAAAAGTACCAGCACCCAGGCGATCAGCAGGCAGATGATCTGGAGGAAATTCTCGAAGAAGGCCCAGTAGCCGGAGATCTCGGCGATGGCCTGGAGCAGCGGGCGGCCGGCGTCGAGCCCGGTCTGGGCGACGCGGCCGGGGCGCATGAGGTCGGCGACGGAGAAGCCGGTGCCGGAGGCCATCAGGCCGAGTCCGGCGAAGGAGTCGAAAACGATCCGCGCCAGCCCGTTCCAGTTGGAAATCAGATAGGCGAATATGCCGACGAAGATCGTCTTCTTGACCAGGCGCGCCAGGACGTCCTCGTCGGCGCCCCAGGCCCAGAACAGGGCGGCGAGCGTCACGTCGATGACGATCAGCGTCGAGGCGATGAACGCGACTTCGCCGCCGAGCAGCCCGAAGCCGCTGTCGATATAGGAGGTGAAGACTTCCAGGAACCGATCGATGACGCCTGAGCCTCCCATCGCTTAGTCCCTCCTTGCCGACGACAGGAAGCGGCGGCGGTTCTCGTCCCAGGCGGCGAGGCAACCGGCATCGCGCGTCGCGGCCTCGCCGATCTGCTGGCAGCGCCGGAGCGTTTCGCGTAGCGGATCGGCGCGCGGCGTCTCGCTGCGCAGGGTGGGAGACGGTCGAGTGGCGTCCGAGGGGTTCTCGCGCGCTCGGTGGACCGCCGTGGCGGTGACCGCCACGGCCAGCACGATCACCAGAGCAAGGCGGCCGAACATCTTGCCGTCCATCATCACCCCCTGCTCCAGCTCAGTTGTCGCCCGGGAACATCTGCGCGTTGCCGGGCTGGTAGCCGGAGCCGGGCTCGAGGAAGCGTCGGCGCTGCTCGCGGCCCTGCTCGGCGGCCGCAGCCTGCTCGGCCGCCGTGAGGGCGTCGGCGCGGCCGTTGGCGGCAAGCAGCGCGGTGAGATCCGAGAGCTGCTGGGCCTGAAGCGCGAGGATCTGATTGCCGGCCTGGGTCGCCTGCAATGCGCCGGTCGCGCCCTGACTTTCGCCGACGAGATTGGAGAGCTCGGCGCGCTGCGTCTCGATGTTGCCGACGACGCCGGCCTGCACGCGCATGGCGTCCTGCAAGGCGCCGACCGTGTTGCCCCATCGCTCGCGGGCCAGCTCGATGAGCTGCTGGTCGGAAGCGGAGAGGTCCATGTTGGCGTATTGCTGCGAGAAGATCTGGTCGATCTGCTGCACGTCGAAGGCGATGCGCTGGGCTTCCCCCAGGAGCTGCTGCGTCTTCGCGACGGACTGCTGGAGCGATTGCAGCGAGGAGTATGGCAGGCTTGCGAGATTGCGGGCCTGATTGATCAACATCTGGGCCTCGTTCTGGAGACTCTGGATCTGGTTGTTGATCTGCTCCAGGGCGCGGGCCGCCTGCACCACGTTCTCGGCGTAGTTGGAAGGGTCGAAGACGATCCTTCCGAAGCCGAACAGGGCGTAGGCCGGGGTGACGGCGACGGGCGTGAACGCCACCGGCACCGACAGGATGGTGGCGGCGAGCAGTACGGCATGGGTTCGAGAGCGACGGTGGGTCATGGGGAGAGCTCCTCTGTGAGTTGTTTGAGCGCCGGGGTCAGCGCGTCGAGGTTGGTGAGGTCGGGGATGAGATCGGCCGCCCAGTCGAGGTCGTGGGCGCGCAGCCAAGCGGCGAGGAATCCGTCGCGCCCATGCTCTGCCAGCACCGCTTGGATGCGGGCGTGGTCGGACTTGGCGGAGGCGGCGCAGAGCGCCAGCGCCACCTCGCCGAGGCCGAGCTCGAACAGCCGGTTGCCGCGGCGGGACTGCGCGTAATAGTCCCGCTTCGGCATCGCGCGGGCGATGATCTCGATCTGCCTGTCGTTCAGCCCGAAGCGCCGGTAGATCGCGGTGATCTGGGGCTCGATCGCGCGGTCGTTCGGCAAGAGGATGCGCGTGTGGCAGGAGTCGATGATCTCGGCCGCGATCGTGCTCTTCTCAAGTTGGGCCAGCGACTGGGTGGCGAAGATGACCGAGGCGTTCTTCTTGCGCAGCGTGACCAGCCATTCGGCGAGTTGCTTGGAGAAGCCGGGATCGCTGAGCGCCAGCCAGCCTTCGTCGATGATGACCAGCGTCGGTCGTCCGTCGAGGCGGCCGGCGATGCGGTGGAAGAGATAGGCGAGCGCCGCCGGCGCCGCGCCGGTGCCGAGCAGGCCTTCGGTCTCGAAGGCCAGGACCGGGGCGCGGCCGACGCTTTCCGCCTCGGCGTCGAGCAGCCGCCCGTAGGGGCCGCCGACGCAATAGGGCTGGAGCGCCCGTTTCAGGTCATTGGACTGGAGCAGCACCGTCAGCCCGGTGATGGTCCGCTCCTCGACGGGCGCCGAGGCGAGCGAGGTCAGCGCCGTCCAGATGTGCTCCTTGACCTCGGGGGTGACGGACACGCCCTCGCGGGTGAGGATGGCGACGATCCAGTCGGCAGCCCAGGCTCGCTCGGGCGTATAGGTGATGCCGGCGAGCGGCTGGAGCGAGACGGAGGTCTCTGTCCCCTCGGTGAGCTCGCCGCCGAGATCGTGCCAGTCGCCA
The Mesorhizobium australicum genome window above contains:
- the trbL gene encoding P-type conjugative transfer protein TrbL, translating into MGGSGVIDRFLEVFTSYIDSGFGLLGGEVAFIASTLIVIDVTLAALFWAWGADEDVLARLVKKTIFVGIFAYLISNWNGLARIVFDSFAGLGLMASGTGFSVADLMRPGRVAQTGLDAGRPLLQAIAEISGYWAFFENFLQIICLLIAWVLVLLAFFILSVQLFVTLIEFKLTTLAGFVLIPFGLFSQSAFMAERVLGNVISSGVKILVLAVIIGIGSTLFGEFTSGFGGEQPTIDDAMAIVLAALSLLGLGIFGPGIANGIVSGGPQLGAGAAVGTGLAVGGAAVAAGGATMLAAKGGRAAWSAGGAAMRGGTAVAGGATAAYSLASTGESGTAGVAAGLGGAARAAGGAAVSPLKRAASRVSGSLRSSFDAGGKAAFEATGGSSSMGTVGGASQPAAPSGPSDGPPGWARRMKRGGSMSHGVMAAAHAVRSGDNHGGGASVSLSERDKS
- the trbK-alt gene encoding putative entry exclusion protein TrbK-alt — its product is MDGKMFGRLALVIVLAVAVTATAVHRARENPSDATRPSPTLRSETPRADPLRETLRRCQQIGEAATRDAGCLAAWDENRRRFLSSARRD
- the trbJ gene encoding P-type conjugative transfer protein TrbJ, whose protein sequence is MTHRRSRTHAVLLAATILSVPVAFTPVAVTPAYALFGFGRIVFDPSNYAENVVQAARALEQINNQIQSLQNEAQMLINQARNLASLPYSSLQSLQQSVAKTQQLLGEAQRIAFDVQQIDQIFSQQYANMDLSASDQQLIELARERWGNTVGALQDAMRVQAGVVGNIETQRAELSNLVGESQGATGALQATQAGNQILALQAQQLSDLTALLAANGRADALTAAEQAAAAEQGREQRRRFLEPGSGYQPGNAQMFPGDN